A stretch of the Glycine soja cultivar W05 chromosome 13, ASM419377v2, whole genome shotgun sequence genome encodes the following:
- the LOC114381518 gene encoding OBERON-like protein, with product MLPLRPQSQVGAPKTSLSLVSSDPLLSPDEPRSNSDNLRESPAESASSQETWPIADAAAAKKMENGKAEINCLEQKVIHRVSSADKVTLQDVARESIATICEKMHRLPEEYLEELKNGLRVILEGGNGSQHREDFFILQKLVQSRTDLTAKTLVRTHRVQLEILVAINTGIQGFLHPSISLSQTSLIEIFGYKRCRNIACQNQLPADDCTCEICTNTNGFCNLCMCVICNKFDFEVNTCRWIGCDLCSHWTHTECAIRERHICMGPSSKSGAGPSDMFFRCQACNRTSELLGWVKDVFQHCAPSWDGEALMRELDYVSRIFHGSKDPRGRKLFWKCDDLKEKFLSKKMDSKAVCRAILMFFQELEVDSAKCLENGESGRLIAPLDACNRIAEVVHEAIRKMEMVADEKMRMFKKARLSLEACDRELADKAREVTELKMERQKKKLQIEELEKIVRLKNAEADMFQLKADEAKREAERLQMIALAKQDKSEEEFTSNYLKQRLNEAEAEKQYLYEKIKLQESSRASQGSSGGDPSQMLMYSKIHDLLYSVPSKADSQGNERHPFRTNP from the exons ATGCTACCTCTGCGTCCACAATCACAGGTTGGAGCACCAAAAACATCGCTGTCTCTTGTTTCCTCAGACCCCCTCCTGTCTCCTGATGAACCTAGGTCAAACTCTGACAATCTCCGTGAATCTCCGGCTGAAAGTGCAAGTTCACAAGAAACTTGGCCTATAGCTGATGCTGCCGCAGCAAAGAAGATGGAGAATGGAAAAGCGGAGATTAATTGCCTTGAGCAGAAAGTGATTCATCGTGTTTCTAGTGCAGACAAAGTTACTCTTCAGGACGTTGCTAGAGAAAGTATCGCTACGATATGTGAAAAAATGCATCGTCTACCTGAGGAATATCTAGAAGAGTTGAAGAATGGACTTCGAGTTATCCTTGAGGGAGGGAATGGTTCGCAGCATAGAGAggattttttcattttgcagAAGCTTGTTCAGAGTAGAACTGATTTGACTGCCAAGACACTGGTCAGAACACATCGGGTGCAGCTTGAAATCCTTGTTGCAATAAATACTGGAATTCAGGGATTTTTGCATCCTAGCATTAGTCTATCCCAGACTTCCCTGATTGAGATCTTTGGCTATAAGAGATGCAGAAACATAGCGTGCCAAAACCAGCTTCCAGCTGATGATTGTACCTGTGAAATATGCACCAACACTAATGGTTTCTGCAATCTTTGCATGTGTGTGATCTGCAACAAGTTTGACTTTGAGGTGAATACATGCCGCTGGATTGGATGTGATTTGTGTTCTCATTGGACTCACACAGAATGTGCCATTCGTGAGCGACATATTTGCATGGGCCCTTCTTCAAAGAGTGGAGCAGGACCGAGTGATATGTTTTTCAGGTGTCAAGCATGCAACAGGACTTCAGAATTGTTGGGTTGGGTTAAAGATGTCTTCCAGCACTGTGCACCGTCATGGGATGGAGAAGCCTTAATGAGGGAACTTGATTATGTTAGTAGGATCTTTCATGGGAGTAAAGACCCCCGAGGAAGGAAGCTATTTTGGAAGTGTGATGATCTCAAGGAaaaatttttaagtaaaaaaatggaTTCAAAAGCTGTTTGCCGGGCAATACTGATGTTTTTCCAAG AGCTTGAGGTGGACTCTGCAAAATGCCTGGAAAATGGAGAAAGTGGAAGGTTGATTGCTCCACTGGACGCATGCAATAGAATTGCTGAAGTGGTGCATGAGGCTATAAGAAAGATGGAAATGGTAGCTGATGAGAAGATGAGGATGTTCAAGAAGGCTCGCTTATCTCTCGAAGCTTGTGATCGTGAACTAGCTGACAAGGCCAGGGAGGTGACAGAGCTCAAGATGGAGAGACAAAAAAAGAAGCTGCAGATAGAAGAGCTGGAGAAAATTGTGAGGCTGAAAAATGCAGAGGCTGATATGTTCCAATTGAAGGCTGATGAGGCTAAACGAGAGGCCGAGAGGCTTCAAATGATTGCTCTTGCCAAGCAAGATAAATCAGAGGAAGAATTTACTAGCAACTACTTGAAACAACGATTAAACGAGGCTGAGGCCGAGAAGCAGTACCTTTATGAAAAGATCAAATTGCAGGAGAGTTCTCGCGCTTCGCAGGGCAGTAGTGGTGGTGACCCCTCTCAGATGCTGATGTATTCCAAAATTCACGATCTGCTTTACAGTGTTCCTTCCAAAGCAGACAGTCAGGGTAATGAGCGCCACCCTTTTCGGACAAATCCCTGA